The following proteins are encoded in a genomic region of Paenibacillus sp. FSL R7-0273:
- the pduL gene encoding phosphate propanoyltransferase has translation MSKTVPVGVSARHIHLTQEHVEALFGPGYQLTEFKPLSQPGQFAANEQVAVIGSKGKFDKVRILGPARPASQLEISRTDSFSLGVKAPVRESGNIEGTPGITLKGPAGEVVLETGVIIAARHIHFHTSEAEAWGIADKQMLKVRLGGERGLVLENVLARVSDSFKLDMHIDTDEANAAGANNGDTAEIVD, from the coding sequence ATGAGCAAGACTGTACCCGTAGGTGTGTCGGCCCGGCATATTCACCTTACGCAGGAGCACGTGGAAGCATTGTTTGGCCCAGGCTACCAATTGACTGAGTTCAAACCGCTCTCCCAACCAGGACAATTCGCAGCAAACGAGCAAGTAGCCGTAATCGGCAGCAAAGGCAAGTTCGACAAAGTAAGAATTCTCGGACCTGCGCGTCCGGCATCCCAGCTTGAAATTTCCCGTACGGACTCTTTCAGCCTCGGCGTGAAAGCACCTGTCCGTGAATCCGGAAATATCGAGGGAACACCAGGCATTACGCTTAAAGGACCAGCCGGTGAAGTGGTACTGGAGACTGGTGTTATCATTGCAGCCCGTCACATTCACTTCCACACTTCCGAAGCAGAGGCTTGGGGCATTGCTGACAAGCAAATGCTCAAGGTACGCCTTGGCGGCGAACGCGGCCTGGTGCTGGAGAACGTGCTTGCACGTGTATCTGACAGCTTTAAGCTTGACATGCACATCGACACCGACGAAGCGAATGCTGCAGGTGCCAACAACGGCGATACCGCAGAAATCGTAGACTAG
- a CDS encoding dipeptidase, translated as MKTANGLKVADFHCDALSKLQAAPDINFKNDSRMDVTAERLAAGNVGLQVFAIYLSEARGKPGFDSVLGQLELFRKRIIGGDGGLRWLRWKEEAVLPAAAEPPLGMLSLEGAEGLEGNLFYAELLFELGVRFLGITWNVANWAADGVLESRNGGFTEKGRALIEWCNTGGMLLDVSHLAPAGFWELTERSTRPFIASHSNAAAVCGHPRNLSDEQIKALIAMDGRIGLTFVPWFVRTGGGAKAEDVLKHIEHICALGGSGQLMFGSDFDGIDAWVEGLEHPGKYTAFAELLLKHYPEDQVRGWLHGNAMSFLSAYLPSRPMP; from the coding sequence ATGAAGACAGCAAACGGGCTTAAGGTTGCGGATTTTCACTGTGATGCTTTGAGCAAGCTGCAGGCGGCACCGGATATTAATTTTAAGAACGATAGCCGGATGGATGTTACGGCAGAGCGGCTGGCGGCAGGGAATGTGGGGCTGCAGGTGTTTGCCATTTATTTGTCTGAGGCCAGGGGGAAACCGGGATTTGACAGTGTGCTTGGACAGCTGGAGCTGTTCCGGAAGCGGATCATCGGCGGTGATGGGGGGCTGCGGTGGCTGCGCTGGAAGGAAGAAGCGGTATTACCCGCTGCTGCTGAACCTCCCTTGGGAATGCTCTCGCTCGAAGGTGCGGAGGGTCTGGAAGGGAATTTATTTTATGCAGAGCTGCTGTTTGAGCTGGGTGTGCGCTTTCTGGGGATTACCTGGAATGTTGCGAACTGGGCGGCTGACGGGGTGCTGGAGTCAAGAAATGGCGGATTTACGGAAAAGGGCAGGGCGCTTATCGAATGGTGTAATACCGGCGGAATGCTGCTGGATGTGTCACATTTGGCCCCGGCCGGTTTCTGGGAGCTGACTGAGCGCAGTACCCGCCCCTTTATTGCATCCCACTCCAATGCAGCTGCTGTATGCGGGCATCCCCGGAATTTAAGTGATGAGCAGATTAAAGCGTTGATTGCCATGGATGGACGGATCGGGCTGACCTTTGTCCCGTGGTTTGTCCGCACAGGAGGAGGGGCCAAAGCAGAGGATGTGCTGAAGCATATCGAGCATATCTGCGCGCTTGGCGGATCAGGGCAGCTGATGTTCGGCTCGGATTTTGACGGTATAGATGCCTGGGTTGAGGGGCTTGAGCATCCCGGAAAATATACGGCGTTCGCAGAGTTGCTGCTGAAGCATTATCCTGAAGATCAGGTGAGGGGCTGGCTGCATGGCAATGCGATGAGCTTTTTGAGTGCTTACTTGCCTTCCCGTCCAATGCCTTAA